One Paraburkholderia aromaticivorans genomic region harbors:
- a CDS encoding FMN-binding glutamate synthase family protein: MFSRRYLAMWCAAALFAVCAALADTHHIAWFWIIVPLALVALGLFDLTQQRHAILRNYPLWGHFRFLFEFIRPEIRQYFVEGDTDEKPFSRVQRSIVYQRAKNDVDSRPYGTELDVKAVAHEWISHSLAPTTLENHDFRIVVGPDRAQPYSMSIFNVSAMSFGSLSANAIMALNLGAKKGNFAHDTGEGSMSKYHREHGGDIIWEIASGYFGCRNDDGTFSAEKFAKQAAEPQVKMIEVKLSQGAKPGHGGVLPAAKITPEIAETRGVPMGRDCISPATHSEFSTPRGLLEFVDRLRTLSGGKPTGFKLCIGHPWEFFGIAKAMLETGILPDFIVVDGAEGGTGAAPLEFTDHVGVPLQEGLLLVHNTLVGIGLRQRIRIGASGKMITAFDITKTLAIGADWVNAARGFMFAVGCIQAQTCHTGRCPTGVATQDPVRQRALVVPDKADRVFNFHHNTLHALKEIIQAAGLKHPAELRAHHIVRRVSSHEVRLMSELLKYLEPNDLLNDNYRYSLFEKYWPVAQSDSFSPKMELAAT, from the coding sequence ATGTTTTCTCGACGTTATCTGGCCATGTGGTGCGCAGCCGCGCTGTTCGCCGTCTGCGCGGCGTTGGCCGACACGCATCACATTGCCTGGTTCTGGATCATCGTGCCGCTCGCGCTGGTCGCGCTCGGCCTGTTCGACCTGACGCAGCAGCGCCACGCGATCCTGCGCAACTATCCACTGTGGGGCCATTTCCGTTTCCTGTTCGAATTCATCCGTCCGGAAATCCGCCAGTATTTCGTCGAAGGCGACACGGACGAAAAGCCGTTCTCGCGCGTCCAGCGCAGCATCGTCTATCAGCGCGCGAAGAACGACGTCGACAGCCGCCCGTACGGGACCGAACTCGACGTCAAAGCGGTGGCACATGAATGGATCAGCCACTCGCTCGCGCCGACCACGCTCGAGAATCACGACTTCCGCATCGTCGTCGGACCGGATCGCGCGCAGCCTTATTCGATGTCGATCTTCAACGTCTCGGCGATGAGCTTCGGCTCGCTCTCGGCGAACGCGATCATGGCGCTGAACCTCGGCGCGAAGAAAGGCAACTTCGCGCACGACACCGGCGAAGGCTCGATGTCGAAATATCACCGTGAGCATGGCGGCGACATCATCTGGGAAATCGCTTCGGGCTACTTCGGCTGCCGCAACGACGACGGCACGTTCAGCGCGGAGAAGTTTGCGAAGCAGGCCGCCGAGCCGCAAGTGAAGATGATCGAGGTGAAGCTCTCGCAAGGCGCGAAGCCGGGTCACGGCGGCGTGCTGCCGGCCGCCAAGATCACACCGGAAATCGCGGAGACACGCGGCGTGCCGATGGGCCGCGACTGCATCTCGCCGGCTACGCACTCCGAGTTCTCGACGCCGCGCGGCCTGCTCGAATTCGTCGACCGTCTGCGCACGCTGTCAGGTGGCAAGCCGACCGGCTTCAAGCTGTGCATTGGACATCCGTGGGAATTCTTCGGCATTGCCAAGGCGATGCTGGAAACCGGCATCCTGCCGGACTTCATCGTCGTGGACGGCGCGGAAGGCGGCACGGGCGCGGCGCCGCTCGAATTCACCGATCACGTCGGTGTGCCGTTGCAAGAGGGCCTGCTGCTGGTGCACAACACGCTGGTCGGCATCGGCTTGCGGCAACGTATTCGCATCGGCGCGAGCGGCAAGATGATCACCGCGTTCGACATCACCAAGACCCTCGCGATCGGCGCGGATTGGGTCAACGCTGCGCGCGGCTTCATGTTCGCGGTGGGCTGCATTCAGGCCCAGACCTGCCACACGGGGCGCTGCCCGACCGGCGTCGCGACGCAAGACCCCGTGCGCCAGCGCGCTTTGGTGGTTCCGGACAAGGCCGACCGCGTGTTCAATTTCCATCACAACACGCTGCATGCGCTGAAGGAAATCATTCAGGCCGCGGGGCTGAAGCATCCGGCGGAACTGCGCGCGCATCACATCGTGCGGCGCGTGTCGTCGCATGAGGTGCGGTTGATGTCGGAACTGCTGAAGTATCTCGAACCGAACGATCTGCTCAACGACAACTATCGCTACTCGCTGTTCGAGAAGTATTGGCCGGTGGCGCAGAGCGATTCGTTCTCGCCGAAGATGGAACTGGCGGCGACCTGA
- the glyQ gene encoding glycine--tRNA ligase subunit alpha, translating into MLTFQQIILTLQSYWDKQGCALLQPIDMEVGAGTSHVHTFLRAVGPEPWRAAYVQPSRRPKDGRYGENPNRLQHYYQYQVVLKPAPENILDLYLGSLEALGFDLKQNDVRFVEDDWENPTLGAWGLGWEVWLNGMEVTQFTYFQQVGGLDCKPVLGEITYGLERLAMYLQKVENVYDLVWTEWEEQGPNGPELRRLTYGDVYHQNEVEQSTYNFEHANVELLFSIFNSYEAEARRMIEAQLALPSYELVLKAGHTFNLLDARGAISVTERAAYIGRIRALSKLVAQAYYDSREKLGFPMLGNPVHGVPGLTTDEQDAAMPAWAPPLKVERKIDQD; encoded by the coding sequence ATGCTCACGTTTCAGCAAATCATCCTGACCTTGCAGTCCTACTGGGACAAGCAGGGTTGCGCGTTGCTCCAGCCGATCGACATGGAAGTCGGCGCGGGCACGTCCCACGTCCATACCTTCCTGCGCGCGGTCGGCCCCGAGCCGTGGCGCGCGGCGTACGTGCAACCGTCGCGCCGCCCGAAAGACGGCCGCTACGGTGAGAACCCGAACCGTCTGCAGCACTACTACCAGTACCAGGTGGTGCTCAAGCCGGCGCCGGAAAATATCCTCGATCTGTACCTCGGCTCGCTCGAAGCCCTCGGCTTCGACCTGAAGCAGAACGACGTGCGCTTCGTCGAAGACGACTGGGAAAACCCCACGCTCGGCGCCTGGGGTCTGGGCTGGGAAGTGTGGCTGAACGGCATGGAAGTGACCCAGTTCACGTACTTCCAACAGGTGGGCGGCCTGGATTGCAAACCCGTGCTCGGCGAAATCACGTACGGGCTCGAACGCCTCGCCATGTATCTGCAGAAGGTCGAAAACGTCTACGACCTCGTCTGGACCGAGTGGGAAGAGCAAGGCCCGAACGGCCCGGAACTGCGTCGCCTGACTTATGGCGACGTGTACCACCAGAACGAAGTCGAACAGTCCACCTACAACTTCGAGCACGCAAACGTCGAGTTGCTGTTCTCGATCTTCAACAGCTACGAAGCCGAAGCCAGGCGCATGATCGAAGCGCAGCTCGCGCTGCCCTCCTATGAGCTGGTACTGAAGGCCGGCCACACGTTCAACCTGCTCGACGCACGCGGCGCCATTTCGGTCACGGAACGCGCGGCGTATATCGGCCGCATCCGTGCGCTGTCGAAGCTGGTCGCGCAGGCCTACTACGATTCGCGCGAAAAGCTCGGCTTCCCGATGCTCGGCAATCCGGTGCACGGCGTGCCCGGCCTCACGACCGACGAACAGGATGCCGCGATGCCCGCGTGGGCGCCGCCGCTGAAAGTCGAACGCAAGATCGACCAGGACTGA
- a CDS encoding NAD(P)(+) transhydrogenase (Re/Si-specific) subunit beta, with protein sequence MSLNVVTLLYLVASVCFIQALKGLSNPKTARIGNTFGMAGMAIAILTTLALIVKQANGLGSNLGLGLGLLLVALVIGGAVGAFVAARVEMTKMPELVAAMHSLIGLAAVCIAYAVVSEPAAFGLVDPENTAPGFLPYGNRVELFIGTFVGAITFSGSVIAFGKLSGKYKFRLFQGAPVVYAGQHLINLLLALAMLGFGVIFFLTQAWLPFIIMTLIAFVLGVLIIIPIGGADMPVVVSMLNSYSGWAAAGIGFSLNNPMLIIAGSLVGSSGAILSYIMCRAMNRSFFNVILGGFGNEPGVAAAGGSAEQRPVKSGSADDASFMLGNAETVVIVPGYGLAVARAQHALKELTDKLVEKGIEVKYAIHPVAGRMPGHMNVLLAEAEVPYEMVYEMDDINGEFGQVDVVLVLGANDVVNPAAKTDPKSPIAGMPIIEAYKARTVIVNKRSMAAGYAGLDNDLFYMDKTMMVFGDAKKVIEDMVKAVE encoded by the coding sequence ATGAGTCTGAACGTCGTCACGCTGCTTTATCTGGTCGCGTCGGTCTGCTTCATCCAGGCGCTTAAAGGGCTGTCGAATCCGAAGACGGCGCGCATCGGCAATACCTTCGGCATGGCCGGGATGGCGATTGCGATCCTCACGACCCTCGCGCTGATCGTCAAGCAGGCTAACGGGCTCGGTTCGAATCTTGGGTTGGGGCTCGGTCTGCTGCTGGTCGCGCTGGTGATCGGCGGCGCCGTTGGGGCGTTCGTCGCCGCGCGCGTCGAGATGACCAAGATGCCGGAACTCGTCGCGGCCATGCACTCGCTGATCGGTCTCGCCGCCGTGTGTATCGCGTATGCGGTGGTGTCGGAGCCGGCTGCGTTCGGTCTCGTCGACCCCGAGAACACGGCACCGGGTTTCCTGCCTTATGGCAATCGCGTCGAGCTGTTCATCGGCACGTTCGTTGGCGCAATCACGTTCTCGGGTTCGGTGATCGCGTTCGGCAAGCTGTCGGGTAAGTACAAGTTCCGGCTCTTCCAGGGCGCGCCGGTCGTCTATGCCGGGCAGCATCTGATCAACCTGCTGCTTGCGCTCGCGATGCTCGGCTTCGGCGTGATCTTCTTCCTCACGCAGGCGTGGCTGCCGTTCATCATCATGACGCTGATTGCGTTCGTGCTCGGCGTGCTGATCATCATCCCGATCGGCGGCGCGGACATGCCGGTGGTGGTGTCGATGCTGAACTCGTACTCGGGCTGGGCGGCGGCGGGCATCGGCTTCTCGCTGAACAATCCGATGCTGATCATCGCGGGCTCGCTGGTCGGGTCGTCCGGTGCGATCCTGTCGTACATCATGTGCCGGGCAATGAACCGCTCGTTCTTCAACGTGATTCTGGGCGGCTTTGGCAATGAGCCGGGCGTGGCTGCGGCGGGCGGGTCGGCGGAGCAGCGTCCGGTGAAATCGGGTTCGGCCGATGATGCGTCGTTCATGCTCGGCAATGCTGAAACCGTGGTGATCGTGCCGGGTTATGGTCTGGCCGTCGCGCGTGCGCAGCATGCGTTGAAGGAGTTGACCGACAAGCTGGTCGAGAAGGGCATCGAGGTGAAGTACGCGATTCACCCTGTCGCTGGACGGATGCCGGGGCACATGAACGTGCTGCTCGCGGAAGCCGAGGTGCCGTACGAAATGGTCTACGAAATGGACGACATCAATGGCGAGTTCGGTCAGGTCGACGTGGTGCTGGTGCTCGGCGCGAACGACGTGGTGAACCCGGCGGCGAAGACCGACCCGAAGTCGCCGATCGCGGGCATGCCGATCATCGAGGCTTATAAGGCGCGCACGGTGATCGTGAACAAGCGCTCGATGGCCGCAGGTTACGCGGGGCTCGACAACGATCTGTTCTACATGGACAAGACGATGATGGTGTTCGGCGATGCGAAGAAGGTGATCGAAGATATGGTGAAGGCGGTGGAATAG
- a CDS encoding NUDIX hydrolase, with protein sequence MKPETWLPHVTVAAIVERDGRFLVVEEHTADGLRLNQPAGHLEAGETLLEAVIRETLEETAHPFAPEALVGMYMTHFERPGSEGVTYLRFTYCGAGGEADPQRALDPDIVRTLWMSADELRACPERHRTPLVMQCLDDYLAGRRFPLDFVHTHSVGQKR encoded by the coding sequence ATGAAACCGGAAACCTGGCTGCCGCACGTCACCGTCGCGGCCATCGTCGAGCGTGACGGGCGCTTTCTCGTGGTCGAGGAACATACCGCCGACGGGCTGCGCCTGAACCAGCCCGCAGGCCATCTGGAGGCGGGCGAGACGCTGTTGGAAGCGGTGATCCGCGAAACGCTCGAGGAAACCGCCCATCCGTTCGCGCCCGAGGCGCTGGTGGGCATGTACATGACCCATTTCGAGCGGCCCGGCAGTGAGGGCGTCACCTACCTGCGCTTCACCTATTGCGGCGCGGGCGGCGAAGCCGATCCGCAGCGCGCCCTCGACCCCGACATCGTCCGCACGTTGTGGATGAGCGCCGACGAATTGCGCGCCTGTCCCGAACGGCACCGCACGCCGCTCGTCATGCAATGTCTCGACGATTACCTCGCGGGCCGGCGTTTCCCGCTCGACTTCGTGCACACGCATTCGGTCGGGCAAAAAAGATAG
- a CDS encoding Re/Si-specific NAD(P)(+) transhydrogenase subunit alpha, which yields MHIGVPAETRAHETRVAATPETVKKYVTQGHRVTIQSGAGTGASFPDDAFTAAGAEIVDAATAFGADLVLKVQSPTDAELPLLKRGATLVGMLDPFNTENSSKLATAGVTAFALEAAPRTTRAQSLDVLSSQANIAGYKAVLLAATLYPRFMPMLMTAAGTVKAARVLILGAGVAGLQAIATAKRLGAVIEASDVRPAVKEQIESLGAKFLDVPYETDEEREAAQGVGGYARPMPPSWLTRQSGLVHERAKQADIVISTALIPGRAAPTLISVETVQAMKPGSVLIDLAAGRGAEYEGQRGGNCPLTEADKVVIKYGVTLVGYTNLASMVPADASSLYARNLLDFLKLIITKEATLNIDLTDDIVAATLLARDGEVTRKS from the coding sequence ATGCACATCGGAGTGCCAGCCGAGACGCGCGCGCACGAAACCCGCGTCGCCGCGACGCCCGAAACGGTCAAGAAGTATGTGACCCAGGGCCACCGGGTCACGATCCAGAGCGGCGCCGGGACCGGCGCCAGCTTTCCTGACGATGCCTTTACGGCCGCCGGCGCGGAGATCGTCGACGCGGCGACCGCGTTCGGCGCCGATCTCGTCCTGAAGGTCCAGTCGCCGACCGACGCCGAGTTGCCGCTTCTGAAGCGCGGCGCGACGCTCGTCGGCATGCTCGATCCCTTTAATACCGAAAACTCATCAAAGCTGGCGACTGCGGGCGTGACGGCGTTCGCGCTCGAAGCGGCGCCAAGAACCACGCGCGCGCAGAGTCTCGACGTTTTGAGCTCGCAGGCGAATATCGCCGGGTACAAAGCGGTGCTGCTGGCCGCCACGCTCTATCCGCGCTTCATGCCGATGCTGATGACCGCCGCCGGTACCGTCAAAGCGGCCCGCGTGCTGATTCTCGGCGCGGGCGTCGCCGGCTTGCAGGCGATTGCGACCGCCAAGCGCCTGGGCGCGGTGATCGAAGCGTCCGACGTGCGGCCGGCGGTAAAAGAGCAGATCGAATCACTCGGCGCGAAGTTTCTCGACGTGCCCTACGAAACCGACGAGGAGCGCGAAGCCGCGCAGGGCGTCGGCGGCTACGCGCGGCCGATGCCGCCTTCGTGGCTCACGCGCCAGTCCGGGCTGGTCCACGAGCGGGCGAAACAGGCGGATATCGTCATCTCCACCGCGTTGATTCCCGGCCGGGCGGCGCCAACGCTGATCTCCGTCGAAACCGTTCAGGCGATGAAACCCGGCTCCGTGCTGATCGACCTCGCTGCCGGCCGGGGCGCGGAGTATGAAGGCCAGCGCGGCGGCAACTGTCCGCTCACCGAGGCGGACAAGGTGGTCATCAAATACGGCGTGACCCTCGTCGGCTATACGAATCTGGCCTCGATGGTGCCCGCCGATGCGTCCTCGCTTTACGCACGCAACCTGCTCGACTTCCTCAAGCTGATCATCACGAAGGAAGCCACCCTGAACATCGATCTCACGGACGATATCGTCGCGGCCACGCTGTTGGCCCGTGATGGTGAAGTCACGCGCAAGTCATAA
- the glyS gene encoding glycine--tRNA ligase subunit beta, producing MTQPHQATLLVELLTEELPPKALARLGDAFAEGIAQRLAARDLVEGELSFERYATPRRLAVMIKNVRAVAPEKHVREKLLPVSVALDKDGQPTAPLTKKLAALGFPDFSVNDLERAQDGKAEAFFLRYAAPGATLADGLQSALDETLAKLPIPKVMTYQRPDGTNVQFVRPAHRLTALHGEQIVPVSALGIDADDTTLGHRFLSEGFVQIQHADTYAETLLHKGHVVASFVDRKETIRTHLLAQADGDQVVMPESLLDEVTSLVEWPVVYACRFEDEFLQVPQECLILTMQTNQKYFALTDANGKLRSRFLIVSNIETSTPGDIVEGNERVVRPRLADAKFFFEQDKKKPLADRVPLLANVVYHNKLGSALQRVERVEALAGAIAGLIGADVTLAKRAARLAKADLITDMVGEFPELQGTMGTYYARHDGEPEEVALACSEHYQPRFSGDALPTTATGTVVALADKLETLVGIWGIGLQPTGEKDPFALRRHALGVLRILVEKQLPIDLVELLRTAHAQFAAVPNVADSTQAIYEFSMDRLRGLLRERGYAPGEIDAVLALNPTRLDDIVARLDAVREFAALPEAASLAAANKRISNILKKSEGAATGGVQVTLLIEAAEKALHAQLEQVAPRVQSQLAARDYTGALTALAALREPVDTFFNDVMVNAEDPALRANRLALLGALHQQMNCVADISRLAA from the coding sequence ATGACTCAACCCCATCAAGCTACCCTGCTCGTCGAGCTGCTGACCGAAGAACTGCCGCCGAAAGCGCTCGCGCGTCTCGGCGACGCCTTCGCGGAAGGCATTGCGCAGCGCCTCGCGGCGCGCGATCTGGTCGAAGGCGAACTGTCGTTCGAACGTTATGCCACGCCGCGCCGCCTCGCCGTCATGATCAAGAACGTGCGCGCCGTTGCGCCGGAAAAACACGTGCGCGAAAAACTGCTGCCGGTTTCCGTCGCGCTGGATAAAGACGGCCAGCCCACCGCGCCGCTCACCAAGAAACTCGCCGCGCTCGGCTTCCCCGATTTTTCGGTGAACGACCTGGAGCGCGCGCAGGACGGCAAGGCCGAAGCCTTCTTCCTGCGCTATGCCGCGCCCGGCGCCACGCTCGCCGACGGCCTGCAAAGCGCGCTCGACGAAACGCTCGCCAAACTGCCGATCCCGAAAGTCATGACGTATCAGCGCCCGGACGGCACCAACGTGCAGTTCGTGCGTCCGGCGCATCGGCTGACCGCGCTGCATGGCGAACAGATCGTGCCGGTGAGCGCGCTCGGCATCGACGCCGACGACACCACGCTCGGCCATCGCTTCCTCTCCGAAGGTTTCGTGCAGATCCAGCACGCGGATACTTACGCCGAGACGCTGCTGCATAAAGGGCACGTGGTCGCGAGTTTCGTCGATCGCAAGGAAACCATCCGCACGCATCTGCTCGCGCAAGCCGACGGCGACCAGGTGGTGATGCCGGAATCGCTGCTGGACGAAGTCACGTCGCTGGTCGAATGGCCGGTGGTCTACGCGTGCCGTTTCGAGGACGAATTTCTGCAAGTGCCGCAGGAATGCCTGATCCTCACCATGCAGACCAACCAGAAATACTTCGCGCTAACCGATGCGAACGGCAAGCTGCGTTCGCGCTTCCTGATCGTGTCGAATATCGAGACGTCCACGCCGGGCGATATCGTCGAAGGCAATGAACGTGTGGTGCGTCCGCGTCTCGCTGACGCGAAGTTCTTCTTCGAGCAGGACAAGAAGAAGCCGCTCGCCGATCGCGTGCCGCTGCTCGCGAACGTCGTGTATCACAACAAGCTGGGCTCGGCGCTGCAACGCGTGGAGCGCGTCGAAGCGCTGGCCGGCGCGATCGCCGGATTGATCGGCGCGGACGTGACGCTCGCGAAGCGCGCCGCGCGTCTGGCCAAGGCCGACCTGATCACCGACATGGTGGGCGAATTCCCCGAGCTGCAAGGCACGATGGGCACCTACTACGCGCGCCACGACGGCGAGCCGGAAGAAGTCGCGCTCGCGTGCTCGGAACATTATCAGCCGCGTTTCTCCGGCGATGCATTGCCCACCACTGCAACCGGTACTGTCGTCGCGCTGGCCGACAAGCTCGAAACGCTGGTCGGCATCTGGGGCATCGGCCTGCAACCCACCGGCGAGAAAGACCCGTTCGCGTTGCGCCGTCACGCGCTCGGCGTGCTGCGCATTCTCGTCGAGAAGCAATTGCCGATCGACCTGGTCGAACTGCTGCGCACGGCTCACGCGCAATTCGCCGCCGTGCCGAACGTCGCCGATTCGACGCAAGCCATTTACGAATTCAGCATGGACCGTCTGCGCGGCCTGCTGCGCGAACGAGGCTACGCGCCGGGCGAAATCGACGCGGTGCTGGCGCTGAACCCCACGCGTCTCGACGACATCGTTGCGCGTCTGGATGCCGTGCGGGAATTCGCGGCGTTGCCAGAAGCGGCATCGCTCGCGGCGGCCAACAAGCGCATCTCGAACATTTTGAAGAAGTCGGAAGGCGCGGCGACCGGCGGCGTGCAGGTCACCCTGCTCATCGAAGCGGCGGAAAAAGCCTTGCATGCGCAACTCGAACAGGTCGCGCCGCGCGTGCAATCGCAACTGGCCGCACGCGACTACACGGGCGCGCTAACCGCGCTCGCCGCGTTGCGCGAACCGGTCGACACGTTCTTCAACGACGTGATGGTCAACGCCGAAGATCCGGCGTTGCGCGCCAACCGTTTGGCCTTGCTCGGCGCACTGCATCAGCAGATGAACTGCGTCGCCGACATTTCCCGACTCGCCGCCTGA
- a CDS encoding NAD(P) transhydrogenase subunit alpha, translated as MEVINHTVINLIIFVLAIYVGYHVVWNVTPALHTPLMAVTNAISAIVIVGAMLAAGLTLGTPGKFFGTLAVALAAVNVFGGFLVTRRMLEMFRKKEPKKLIADKTAKENA; from the coding sequence ATGGAAGTCATCAACCACACCGTCATCAACCTGATCATCTTCGTGCTGGCGATCTACGTCGGCTACCACGTGGTCTGGAACGTCACGCCCGCGCTGCACACGCCGCTGATGGCGGTGACCAACGCGATTTCAGCGATCGTGATCGTCGGCGCGATGCTCGCCGCGGGTCTCACTTTAGGCACGCCGGGCAAGTTCTTCGGCACGCTCGCGGTTGCACTCGCGGCGGTCAACGTGTTCGGCGGCTTTCTCGTCACGCGACGAATGCTGGAGATGTTCCGCAAGAAAGAGCCGAAAAAGCTCATCGCTGACAAGACGGCCAAGGAGAACGCGTAA
- the gmhB gene encoding D-glycero-beta-D-manno-heptose 1,7-bisphosphate 7-phosphatase — MPTKKVVILDRDGVINVDSDAFIKSPDEWVALPGSLEAIARLNQAGYRVAIATNQSGIGRGLFDMNALNAMHLKMHRMAATVGGRIDAVFFCPHTAEDHCECRKPKPGMLKMIAERFEVDPEHTPVVGDSLRDLQAGASLGHPAHLVLTGKGRKTLDAGGLPEGTIVHDDLRAFALDFLADAQE; from the coding sequence ATGCCGACCAAAAAAGTGGTGATTCTCGACCGCGACGGCGTGATCAACGTCGACTCCGACGCGTTCATCAAGTCGCCGGACGAGTGGGTGGCACTGCCCGGTTCGCTCGAAGCCATCGCGCGTCTGAATCAGGCCGGCTATCGCGTGGCGATCGCCACCAACCAGTCGGGCATCGGCCGCGGCCTGTTCGATATGAACGCGCTCAACGCGATGCATCTGAAGATGCATCGCATGGCGGCAACGGTGGGCGGGCGCATCGACGCGGTGTTCTTTTGCCCGCACACGGCGGAAGATCATTGCGAGTGCCGCAAGCCGAAGCCCGGCATGCTGAAGATGATCGCCGAGCGCTTCGAGGTCGACCCGGAACATACGCCGGTGGTCGGCGACTCTCTGCGTGATCTGCAAGCAGGTGCGTCGCTCGGCCATCCGGCTCATCTGGTGCTGACCGGCAAGGGCCGCAAAACGCTCGATGCCGGCGGCTTGCCCGAAGGCACGATCGTCCACGACGATCTGCGCGCCTTCGCACTCGACTTCCTCGCCGACGCTCAAGAGTGA
- a CDS encoding lysophospholipid acyltransferase family protein translates to MRFIRSLLLLIYFVLFTVPYATACFIAFPFMRADNRYWMAAGWCRATLHTVRWLNGIRYNIEGFENLPDGPAVLLSKHQSAWETLAFPALMPRPLCYVFKRELLYVPFFGWALGMLKMVHIDRKEGKYAFESVIKQGKARMAEGAWIIMFPEGTRTPTGRQGKYKTGGARFAAATGAPVVPIAHNAGRVWPRNSFLKYAGIVTVSIGKPIDTTGLTPDEVNTRVEQWIEAEMRRIDPTAYRAAESSSAAAPI, encoded by the coding sequence ATGCGCTTCATTCGTTCTTTGCTTCTGCTGATCTACTTCGTTCTGTTCACCGTGCCGTACGCGACTGCATGCTTCATTGCATTTCCGTTCATGCGCGCCGACAACCGCTACTGGATGGCTGCCGGCTGGTGCCGCGCGACGCTGCATACGGTGCGCTGGCTCAACGGTATCCGCTACAACATCGAAGGCTTCGAGAACCTGCCTGACGGTCCCGCGGTGCTGCTCTCCAAACATCAATCGGCATGGGAAACGCTGGCGTTTCCGGCGCTGATGCCGCGACCGCTGTGCTACGTGTTCAAGCGCGAACTGCTGTACGTGCCGTTCTTCGGCTGGGCGCTCGGCATGCTGAAGATGGTTCATATCGATCGCAAGGAAGGCAAGTACGCGTTCGAATCGGTCATCAAGCAAGGCAAGGCACGCATGGCGGAAGGCGCCTGGATCATCATGTTTCCAGAAGGCACACGCACGCCGACCGGCAGGCAAGGCAAGTACAAAACCGGTGGTGCGCGTTTCGCGGCGGCCACCGGCGCGCCGGTCGTGCCGATCGCGCACAACGCAGGACGTGTGTGGCCTCGCAACTCGTTTCTCAAATATGCGGGTATAGTCACAGTGTCGATCGGCAAGCCGATCGACACGACGGGGCTCACGCCCGATGAAGTTAACACGCGCGTCGAACAGTGGATCGAAGCTGAAATGCGTCGCATCGATCCTACCGCGTACCGCGCGGCGGAAAGCAGTTCCGCCGCCGCACCAATCTGA
- the mnmA gene encoding tRNA 2-thiouridine(34) synthase MnmA yields the protein MSKQKVVVGMSGGVDSSVTAWLLKEQGYDVVGLFMKNWEDDDDSEYCSTRQDWIDVVSVADLIGIDVEAVNFASEYKDRVFAEFLREYSAGRTPNPDVLCNAEIKFKAFLDHAMSLGAETIATGHYARVRENNGRFELLKAFDHTKDQSYFLHRLNQAQLSKTLFPLGEIPKTKVREIAEQIALPNAKKKDSTGICFIGERPFRDFLNRYLPTQPGPMKTTDGKVVGEHIGLAFYTFGQRKGIGLGGSKDGSGEPWFVAGKDIPSNTLYVAQGHDHAWLLSHTLSAGNTSWVAGEPPADGFACGAKTRYRQADAPCTFSAAGGGEGLFELNFDAAQWAVTPGQSAVLYDGDVCLGGGIIEHAVTGQPVAREPQKAALLSAR from the coding sequence ATGAGCAAGCAGAAAGTCGTAGTAGGCATGTCGGGCGGCGTCGATTCGTCGGTTACCGCATGGCTGCTGAAGGAACAGGGCTACGACGTGGTCGGCCTGTTCATGAAAAACTGGGAAGACGACGACGACAGCGAATACTGCTCGACGCGACAGGACTGGATCGACGTGGTTTCGGTGGCGGACCTGATCGGCATCGACGTCGAAGCGGTCAACTTCGCCTCGGAATACAAGGACCGCGTGTTCGCCGAATTCCTGCGCGAATACTCGGCCGGCCGCACGCCGAATCCGGACGTGCTCTGCAACGCCGAAATCAAGTTCAAGGCTTTCCTCGACCACGCCATGTCGCTCGGCGCGGAAACCATCGCGACCGGCCACTATGCGCGCGTGCGCGAGAACAACGGCCGCTTCGAACTGCTGAAGGCGTTCGACCATACGAAAGACCAGTCGTACTTTCTGCATCGGTTGAATCAGGCGCAATTGTCGAAGACACTGTTTCCGCTCGGCGAGATTCCGAAAACCAAGGTACGTGAAATCGCCGAGCAGATCGCGCTGCCCAATGCGAAGAAGAAAGACTCGACCGGCATCTGCTTTATCGGCGAACGGCCGTTCCGCGACTTCCTGAACCGCTATCTGCCGACCCAACCGGGCCCGATGAAAACCACCGACGGCAAAGTGGTCGGCGAACACATCGGCCTCGCGTTCTACACGTTCGGCCAGCGCAAGGGCATCGGCCTCGGCGGCAGCAAGGACGGCAGCGGCGAGCCGTGGTTCGTCGCCGGCAAGGACATTCCGTCGAACACGCTGTACGTCGCGCAGGGCCACGATCACGCATGGCTGCTCAGCCATACGCTGTCCGCCGGCAATACGAGCTGGGTGGCCGGCGAGCCGCCGGCGGACGGCTTTGCGTGCGGCGCGAAGACCCGTTACCGGCAAGCGGATGCGCCGTGCACGTTCAGTGCGGCGGGCGGCGGCGAAGGCCTTTTCGAACTGAATTTCGACGCGGCGCAATGGGCTGTCACACCGGGGCAATCTGCGGTGCTCTACGATGGCGACGTGTGCCTCGGCGGCGGCATCATCGAACACGCGGTCACCGGACAGCCGGTCGCGCGCGAGCCGCAAAAAGCGGCGCTGCTGAGCGCCCGTTGA